Proteins encoded within one genomic window of Methanothrix harundinacea 6Ac:
- the pyrH gene encoding UMP kinase: MILVYSLGGSILAGRDAESLKGYAHALKELAEEHQVFVVVGGGKIAREYIAKARALAASEAFCDLLGIGATKMNAMLLIAALGRAAAPEPAESYAGALSASAGGKIVVLGGMAPGQTTDAVAALLAEYVGADRLIVATSVEGVYSADPEIDPGAKKFDKMTAKDLVRLAMETEMKAGSRSPVDPLAAKILERSRIPAAVVYGGEVENLKRGAEGGHSGTEIS, encoded by the coding sequence ATGATACTCGTCTATTCCCTCGGCGGCTCCATCCTGGCGGGCCGCGATGCTGAGAGCCTCAAGGGTTACGCGCACGCCCTCAAGGAACTCGCTGAAGAGCACCAGGTCTTCGTCGTCGTAGGAGGCGGCAAGATCGCCCGCGAATACATCGCCAAGGCCCGGGCCCTCGCGGCGAGCGAGGCCTTCTGCGACCTCCTCGGCATTGGCGCGACGAAGATGAACGCCATGCTCCTCATCGCCGCCCTCGGGAGAGCCGCCGCCCCCGAGCCGGCCGAGAGCTACGCTGGCGCCCTTTCGGCCTCTGCCGGAGGAAAGATCGTCGTCCTCGGGGGGATGGCCCCCGGCCAGACGACGGACGCCGTGGCGGCGCTGCTGGCCGAGTACGTCGGAGCCGACCGGCTGATCGTCGCGACCTCCGTCGAGGGGGTCTACTCCGCCGACCCCGAGATCGATCCGGGGGCGAAGAAGTTCGATAAGATGACCGCCAAAGACCTCGTCCGACTCGCCATGGAGACGGAGATGAAGGCCGGGTCGCGCTCCCCGGTGGACCCCCTGGCGGCGAAGATCCTGGAGCGGAGCCGGATCCCCGCCGCCGTCGTCTACGGCGGCGAGGTCGAAAATCTGAAAAGAGGGGCCGAGGGTGGCCACTCGGGGACGGAGATCTCCTGA
- a CDS encoding CBS domain-containing protein, whose amino-acid sequence MTDLPISMELTQIQREILTALINLQRREGRAVKGEEIADIIDRNPGTIRNQMQSLKALHLVEGVPGPKGGYKAIAAAYEAINLDADDNVVDVPVIRNGSPVDGATANEITFFTVMRPNQCSGIVQIIGNIRDFDIDDEIEIGPTPVNKTHIKGVVTGRDDTTNRLIFDIKEMAAIPKIPVKNLARPAITIDPEISLLEACSKLHHLKARAALVGKNGNRSGVISLENIVRGMAEGKKDMPVLECMERDYPTVEGDEPLHVAISKLGETGASQVVVTESDVPFGMLDARDLIRCMVRF is encoded by the coding sequence ATGACGGACCTTCCGATCAGCATGGAACTCACACAGATACAAAGGGAGATACTAACTGCGCTGATAAACTTGCAAAGACGAGAGGGAAGAGCCGTAAAGGGCGAAGAGATCGCTGATATCATAGATCGCAACCCTGGAACCATCAGGAACCAGATGCAGTCTCTCAAAGCCCTCCACCTGGTAGAGGGGGTTCCAGGGCCAAAAGGCGGATATAAGGCCATCGCCGCCGCTTACGAGGCGATCAACCTGGACGCCGATGATAATGTGGTGGACGTGCCGGTGATCAGGAACGGATCGCCCGTCGATGGCGCTACAGCCAACGAGATCACCTTCTTCACCGTCATGAGGCCGAACCAGTGCAGCGGGATCGTCCAGATCATAGGGAACATCAGGGACTTCGACATAGACGACGAGATAGAGATAGGGCCGACCCCCGTCAACAAGACCCACATAAAGGGAGTCGTGACAGGCAGGGACGATACCACCAACCGGCTGATATTCGATATTAAGGAGATGGCCGCGATCCCCAAGATCCCGGTGAAAAACCTGGCAAGGCCTGCCATTACCATAGATCCCGAAATATCCCTCCTGGAGGCGTGCAGCAAGCTCCACCACTTGAAGGCGAGGGCGGCCCTCGTCGGGAAGAACGGCAACCGTAGCGGGGTCATCTCCCTCGAGAATATCGTCAGAGGGATGGCCGAGGGGAAGAAGGACATGCCTGTATTGGAGTGTATGGAGAGGGATTATCCCACCGTCGAAGGGGACGAGCCGCTCCACGTCGCCATAAGCAAGCTTGGAGAGACGGGGGCCTCTCAGGTCGTCGTCACCGAATCAGACGTTCCTTTCGGGATGCTGGACGCGAGAGACCTGATCCGTTGCATGGTCCGGTTCTGA
- a CDS encoding radical SAM/SPASM domain-containing protein, which yields MRERSREGAEGEEAGRYTLARSPLLRVEASVEEGRVRLRGEGPLSRLPFVRSALGIADGQIPVSAGERLILSTWSPPIPSRPFDRLVRSYVKASFGVRTPDQVTISITEECPNRCLHCALPDSGRHHRLEVEEVEDVVSQVLDLGTTLVIFDGGEPTTYRELPDLVRAVDERAVSTIFTSGAGFTERLARNLKDAGLYAVNVSLDSAAEAEHDRMRGRAGAFRDAMRAVEEALAAGLLVDLYAVLRRDNVSEIEAFHRLAAEIGADELTFFEVVPTGRWSEEVGSILSVEDYAALDEFVSAAPPPRTFSVPAAFREVGCFAGRSWMHITPEGDVYPCACLPKVVGNVRKESVKRIWRRMAKLPYGGSKRCPARRFCSEDQHVYIADNHDGPSDQHGTHTDTKGDTNCADKLAKTRGKSRKGRRDR from the coding sequence GTGAGGGAGAGGTCGAGGGAAGGGGCGGAGGGCGAGGAGGCCGGGCGGTACACCCTCGCCAGAAGCCCCCTCCTCCGGGTCGAGGCGTCGGTGGAGGAGGGGAGGGTCCGGCTGAGGGGCGAGGGTCCGCTATCCCGCCTCCCCTTCGTGCGGTCCGCCCTGGGGATCGCCGACGGCCAGATCCCGGTCTCGGCCGGGGAGAGGCTGATCCTCTCCACCTGGTCTCCGCCAATACCGAGCAGGCCCTTCGACCGGCTGGTGAGAAGCTACGTCAAGGCCTCCTTCGGGGTCCGGACCCCCGACCAGGTGACGATATCCATCACCGAAGAGTGCCCCAACCGCTGCCTCCACTGCGCCCTCCCCGACTCAGGCAGACACCACCGCCTGGAGGTCGAGGAGGTCGAAGACGTCGTCAGCCAGGTCCTCGATCTGGGAACCACCCTCGTCATCTTCGACGGCGGGGAGCCGACAACCTACCGGGAGCTCCCCGACCTCGTCCGGGCCGTCGACGAACGGGCAGTATCGACTATCTTCACCTCTGGGGCGGGTTTCACCGAACGGCTCGCCCGGAATTTGAAAGATGCGGGCCTCTACGCCGTCAACGTCAGCCTCGACTCCGCCGCCGAGGCGGAGCACGACCGGATGAGGGGTAGGGCAGGCGCTTTTCGCGACGCCATGAGGGCCGTCGAGGAAGCCCTTGCCGCCGGCCTCCTCGTCGACCTCTACGCCGTCCTCCGGCGGGATAACGTCTCAGAGATCGAGGCGTTTCATCGGCTGGCCGCCGAGATCGGCGCTGATGAGCTGACCTTCTTCGAGGTCGTCCCTACGGGGAGGTGGTCGGAGGAGGTCGGTTCGATCCTGTCGGTGGAGGACTACGCTGCCCTCGACGAGTTCGTCTCGGCGGCTCCGCCGCCCCGGACCTTCTCCGTCCCCGCCGCCTTCCGGGAGGTGGGCTGCTTCGCCGGGAGGAGCTGGATGCACATCACCCCGGAGGGGGACGTCTATCCTTGCGCCTGTCTTCCCAAAGTGGTCGGAAACGTCCGGAAGGAGTCTGTCAAGAGAATATGGCGAAGGATGGCGAAACTGCCTTATGGAGGCAGCAAACGCTGCCCTGCGCGGAGGTTTTGCTCTGAAGATCAACACGTATATATAGCTGATAATCATGACGGACCTTCCGATCAGCATGGAACTCACACAGATACAAAGGGAGATACTAACTGCGCTGATAAACTTGCAAAGACGAGAGGGAAGAGCCGTAAAGGGCGAAGAGATCGCTGA
- the hisI gene encoding phosphoribosyl-AMP cyclohydrolase yields MEIKGDLVPAIVQDARTGEVLMLAYMNREALAKTLETGKAHYWSRSRGKLWLKGESSGHFQRVVEARIDCDLDAILLKVDQLGGACHTGYRSCFYRDLEGKIVGERVFDPEEVYR; encoded by the coding sequence ATGGAGATCAAGGGCGACCTCGTCCCGGCGATCGTCCAGGACGCCCGGACCGGGGAGGTTCTCATGCTCGCCTACATGAACCGGGAGGCCCTGGCGAAGACCCTGGAGACGGGAAAGGCCCACTACTGGTCGAGGTCGAGGGGTAAGCTCTGGCTGAAGGGGGAGTCCTCCGGCCACTTCCAGAGGGTGGTGGAGGCGAGGATAGACTGCGATCTGGACGCGATCCTCCTGAAGGTCGACCAGTTGGGGGGGGCGTGCCATACGGGCTATCGATCCTGCTTCTACCGCGACCTGGAGGGGAAGATCGTCGGAGAACGGGTCTTCGACCCCGAAGAGGTCTACCGGTGA
- a CDS encoding Nre family DNA repair protein, whose amino-acid sequence MATRCVRCKGRGLCGRPVCPILRSFRVASELPNLGTTLEGPSPPEVFVGRFGYPRVSAGPLLPAQGAGLEDGVAALASALVSGSGSGSASTAAATATGSGPVPRARPPLSPSLFTRPAELAEMGVGDIVALRSSMVRSSTRVEVWDAKNPGKLLEMAQEIAISSTPVETEVTFAKPPRGRLRFDGFMMPSGPVGTVEEMEIISNPTVPRKVDEVVGDTDLLATAAVGELFEAGVEVDGISRLLSLGLLGKNRKLVPTRWSITASDDIAGKHLAAAIQDDPPVGDYLLFSGERLANHFEILLAPGSFTYELIEIWLPRSVWSGGEAWIGADREGPGPKKGYSDLAGGYYAARLAVLERLADMRRQSAILAVREITEEYWAPLGVWVVREAARAALAGEPRSFETLEAALAEMATRLRTPAREWRPHSELARGAGQTTLARFF is encoded by the coding sequence TTGGCTACGAGGTGCGTCCGGTGCAAGGGGCGGGGGCTCTGCGGAAGGCCGGTCTGTCCGATCCTGAGGAGCTTCCGGGTGGCATCGGAGCTTCCGAATTTGGGAACGACCCTCGAGGGGCCGTCGCCCCCAGAGGTCTTCGTCGGCAGGTTCGGCTACCCTCGGGTCTCCGCCGGCCCCCTCCTCCCGGCCCAGGGCGCAGGGCTGGAGGACGGGGTCGCCGCCCTCGCCTCAGCCCTCGTATCAGGATCCGGCTCCGGCTCCGCCTCCACTGCCGCCGCCACCGCCACCGGATCGGGCCCCGTCCCCAGGGCCCGCCCCCCTCTCTCCCCCTCCCTCTTCACCCGGCCGGCGGAGCTGGCGGAGATGGGGGTCGGCGATATCGTCGCCCTCCGGTCCTCGATGGTGAGGTCCTCCACCAGGGTCGAGGTCTGGGACGCGAAGAACCCAGGAAAGCTCCTGGAGATGGCCCAGGAGATCGCCATCTCCTCGACCCCCGTCGAGACGGAGGTGACCTTCGCAAAGCCGCCCCGAGGGCGGCTCCGATTCGACGGGTTCATGATGCCCTCGGGGCCGGTCGGGACCGTCGAGGAGATGGAGATCATCTCGAACCCGACGGTCCCCCGGAAGGTCGACGAGGTGGTGGGGGATACCGACCTCCTGGCCACCGCCGCCGTCGGCGAGCTCTTCGAGGCGGGGGTCGAGGTGGACGGGATCTCGCGGCTCCTCTCCCTGGGGCTCCTGGGAAAGAACAGAAAGCTCGTCCCCACGAGGTGGTCGATCACCGCCTCCGACGACATCGCAGGAAAGCATCTCGCCGCCGCCATCCAGGACGATCCGCCCGTAGGCGACTACCTCCTCTTCTCCGGCGAGAGGCTGGCAAATCACTTCGAGATCCTCCTCGCCCCGGGCTCCTTCACCTACGAGCTCATCGAGATCTGGCTCCCCCGGTCCGTCTGGTCCGGCGGCGAGGCGTGGATCGGCGCGGACCGGGAGGGGCCCGGCCCGAAGAAGGGTTATAGCGATCTTGCCGGAGGGTACTACGCCGCCCGCCTCGCCGTTTTAGAGCGGCTCGCCGATATGAGGCGGCAGTCTGCGATCCTCGCAGTCCGGGAGATCACCGAGGAGTACTGGGCGCCCCTGGGGGTCTGGGTCGTCCGGGAGGCGGCCCGGGCCGCCCTGGCGGGCGAGCCGCGGAGCTTCGAGACCCTGGAGGCGGCCCTGGCGGAGATGGCGACGCGCCTGCGGACGCCCGCGCGGGAGTGGCGGCCTCACTCGGAGCTGGCGCGAGGGGCGGGGCAGACGACGCTGGCAAGGTTCTTTTGA
- the hsp20 gene encoding archaeal heat shock protein Hsp20 translates to MRKRRYPSIFDAFEGLFRGFPFEEEREEGIYRDPFEDLIRRFQEGIPEDLKELVREEETPGGTSRRYGPFVYGFSYTAEPGKEPTFREFGNIRPSRGGIEPSSGREPLVDVMEDGDLYKIFAELPGVEKENIKLDSTERSVRIETTGEKKFAKTIALDAEVDPDSAKASYKNGVLSIELEKKLKAEKGKEIKIE, encoded by the coding sequence ATGAGAAAGAGAAGATACCCATCCATATTCGACGCCTTCGAGGGGCTCTTCAGAGGCTTTCCCTTCGAGGAGGAGAGAGAGGAGGGGATCTATCGAGACCCCTTCGAGGACCTGATCAGGAGGTTTCAGGAGGGGATCCCCGAGGACCTGAAGGAGCTGGTCCGGGAGGAGGAGACCCCCGGCGGGACGTCCCGTCGCTACGGCCCCTTCGTCTACGGCTTCAGCTACACCGCCGAGCCGGGCAAGGAGCCGACCTTCCGGGAGTTCGGAAACATCCGCCCCAGCCGCGGCGGGATCGAGCCTAGCTCTGGGCGGGAGCCCTTAGTCGACGTGATGGAGGATGGCGACCTCTACAAGATCTTCGCCGAGCTTCCCGGTGTGGAGAAGGAGAATATCAAGCTCGACTCGACGGAAAGGTCGGTCCGGATCGAGACGACCGGCGAGAAGAAGTTCGCGAAGACCATCGCCCTCGATGCCGAGGTCGACCCCGACAGCGCCAAAGCGTCCTACAAGAACGGGGTCCTCTCCATCGAGCTGGAGAAGAAGCTGAAGGCGGAGAAGGGGAAGGAGATCAAGATCGAGTAA
- a CDS encoding nitroreductase family protein — protein MDLAEAIKKRRSIRKYLTRKVENDKLDRVLEAGRLAPSAKNLQEWRFVVVRDEGRRKRLAEAAKGQTFVGEAPVVIAACATVTDYVMTCGQLTYPIDLAIAVEHMVLTAAAEGLGTCWIGAFYEEEVKKILNIPPEVRVVALLPLGYPDESPHPRPRKEIGEIVAFESWG, from the coding sequence ATGGACCTCGCCGAGGCGATAAAAAAGAGGCGGAGCATAAGAAAGTACCTCACCCGGAAGGTCGAGAACGACAAGCTCGACCGGGTCCTGGAGGCGGGACGGCTCGCCCCCTCCGCGAAGAACCTCCAGGAGTGGAGGTTCGTCGTCGTTCGGGACGAGGGGAGGCGGAAGCGGCTCGCCGAGGCGGCGAAGGGCCAGACCTTCGTCGGCGAGGCCCCGGTGGTGATCGCCGCCTGCGCCACCGTCACCGACTACGTCATGACCTGCGGCCAGCTCACCTACCCCATCGACCTCGCCATCGCCGTCGAGCATATGGTCCTCACGGCGGCGGCCGAGGGGCTGGGGACCTGCTGGATCGGGGCCTTCTACGAGGAGGAGGTTAAGAAGATCCTGAACATACCCCCAGAGGTGAGGGTGGTGGCGCTCCTGCCCTTGGGCTATCCGGACGAGTCCCCCCATCCGAGGCCCAGAAAGGAGATCGGCGAGATCGTCGCCTTCGAGAGCTGGGGATGA
- the msrB gene encoding peptide-methionine (R)-S-oxide reductase MsrB — protein MVEKVVKTDEEWKNLLTREEYIVTRRRGTEPPFTGKYYDFKGKGIYRCVACGNDLFSSKAKFDSGSGWPSFVEPISEDAVAEREDESYGMVRVEVICAQCDSHLGHVFEDGPPPTGLRYCINSAALKFVPEEELVSEG, from the coding sequence ATGGTCGAGAAGGTGGTCAAGACCGACGAGGAGTGGAAGAATCTTCTCACTCGGGAGGAGTACATCGTCACCAGGAGGCGGGGGACCGAGCCCCCCTTCACCGGCAAGTACTACGACTTTAAGGGAAAGGGCATATACCGGTGTGTGGCCTGCGGAAATGACCTCTTCTCCTCAAAGGCGAAGTTCGACTCTGGCTCCGGCTGGCCGAGCTTCGTGGAGCCGATCTCCGAGGATGCCGTCGCGGAGCGGGAGGACGAGAGCTACGGGATGGTGAGGGTCGAGGTGATCTGCGCGCAGTGCGACTCCCACCTCGGCCACGTCTTCGAGGACGGGCCGCCCCCGACGGGGCTCAGGTACTGCATCAACTCGGCCGCCCTGAAGTTCGTCCCCGAGGAGGAGCTGGTTTCTGAGGGATGA
- a CDS encoding DUF2099 family protein: protein MAEHMLEMAGALVRVRDGEIEVLTDPKVRWCPLRSGLYGHGVESRKTVESVLRGHMVELGMYGPHRVLELSDRPVSFGASEMIADAMRSGLVDAAVVVCEGAGTVVAARPEVVAALGAHMTGLIRTEPIEEIQAGLRERGCILLDDRGSIDQVEGYRRALAAGYQRIVVTITGKRAFEAGEIRKLSSASACGQAGEGPVIFAVHNLDVAEDQAEVLAETCDVVWGCASREVREVVGKRAKLQIGISIPVYALTDSGKRLVLNRALAFDESLVMHRATLPYGPEEKLPVYQGLRGPNKG from the coding sequence TTGGCAGAGCACATGCTGGAGATGGCCGGGGCCCTGGTGAGGGTGAGGGACGGCGAGATCGAGGTCCTGACGGACCCGAAGGTCAGATGGTGTCCCTTGCGAAGCGGCCTCTATGGGCACGGGGTCGAGTCCCGCAAGACCGTCGAGTCGGTCCTGAGGGGCCACATGGTGGAGCTGGGGATGTACGGCCCCCATCGAGTCCTGGAGCTCTCGGATAGGCCCGTCAGCTTCGGAGCCTCGGAGATGATCGCCGACGCCATGAGATCGGGGCTCGTCGACGCGGCCGTCGTCGTCTGCGAGGGGGCGGGGACGGTCGTCGCCGCGAGGCCCGAGGTCGTGGCCGCCCTGGGCGCCCACATGACGGGCCTCATCAGAACCGAGCCGATCGAGGAGATCCAGGCGGGCCTTCGTGAGAGAGGGTGCATCCTCCTCGACGACCGGGGCAGCATCGATCAGGTGGAGGGTTACCGGAGGGCCCTTGCCGCAGGCTACCAGCGGATCGTCGTCACCATCACCGGGAAGAGGGCCTTCGAGGCCGGAGAGATCAGAAAGCTTTCTTCAGCCTCGGCTTGCGGGCAGGCGGGCGAGGGGCCGGTGATATTCGCGGTCCACAACCTCGACGTCGCCGAGGATCAGGCGGAGGTCCTGGCCGAGACCTGCGACGTCGTCTGGGGCTGCGCCTCGCGGGAGGTCCGGGAGGTCGTCGGAAAACGGGCGAAGCTTCAGATCGGGATCTCCATACCCGTCTACGCCCTCACCGATTCTGGGAAGAGGCTGGTCCTGAATCGGGCGCTCGCCTTCGACGAGAGCCTGGTGATGCACAGGGCGACCCTTCCTTACGGGCCGGAGGAGAAGCTGCCGGTCTACCAGGGATTGAGGGGTCCAAATAAGGGATGA
- a CDS encoding GHMP family kinase ATP-binding protein, with the protein MPKLKIRGGDLDLVEYEFSPFTPGEKIKALGIGGRTLAPREGKVRVTAPGRIHLTVLDMNRFAPNRPGGGGVGFALQIYCFAEVECTPGKTEIDYSREPIVRHFVAVFKEATGYSGGFLIRVRDHDQKHVGLGSTGSVLVALANAMNEALGGPLTKDEIRLLIGNNYVEETEDGRVTLGFETGVGPAAVTYGGMAVMGDELTLAYHHPFAEGKNVFVIIPETTVSSSGRAEFDLLMNRARNLDYQDRELKAYFILMDLIPALERRDLKKIGEVIWEIEFRGSKRAEVEHHGFLIYQHMSRLREAGLEFVGMSSVGPSIAVVTERSEMEMAEILAPMGLSVAISTKVDNVGLKVEWIE; encoded by the coding sequence ATGCCCAAGCTGAAGATCCGGGGCGGGGACCTGGACCTGGTGGAGTACGAGTTCAGCCCCTTCACCCCCGGCGAGAAGATCAAGGCCCTGGGGATCGGTGGCCGGACCCTCGCCCCCCGGGAGGGGAAGGTGAGGGTGACGGCGCCGGGGAGGATCCACCTCACCGTCCTGGACATGAACCGCTTCGCCCCCAACAGGCCCGGCGGCGGAGGGGTCGGATTCGCCCTACAGATTTACTGCTTCGCCGAGGTGGAGTGCACGCCCGGAAAGACCGAGATCGACTACTCGCGAGAGCCGATCGTCCGCCACTTCGTCGCCGTCTTCAAGGAGGCGACCGGCTACAGCGGCGGCTTTTTGATCAGGGTGAGGGACCACGACCAAAAGCACGTCGGCCTCGGGTCCACCGGCTCGGTTTTAGTGGCTCTTGCCAACGCCATGAACGAGGCCCTCGGGGGACCCCTGACGAAGGACGAGATCCGCCTCCTCATCGGTAACAACTACGTCGAGGAGACGGAGGACGGCCGCGTGACGCTGGGCTTCGAGACCGGCGTCGGCCCCGCCGCCGTCACCTACGGCGGGATGGCGGTGATGGGCGACGAACTGACTCTTGCCTACCACCACCCCTTCGCCGAAGGAAAGAACGTCTTCGTCATCATCCCCGAGACGACCGTCTCCTCCTCGGGGAGGGCGGAGTTCGACCTCCTGATGAACCGGGCCCGTAACCTCGACTACCAGGACCGGGAGCTGAAGGCCTACTTCATCCTGATGGACCTGATCCCCGCCCTGGAGCGCCGCGACCTCAAGAAGATCGGGGAAGTCATCTGGGAGATCGAGTTTCGGGGCTCGAAACGGGCCGAGGTCGAGCACCACGGCTTTCTCATCTACCAGCATATGAGCCGCCTTCGGGAGGCGGGGCTGGAGTTCGTCGGGATGAGCTCCGTCGGCCCCTCGATCGCCGTCGTGACCGAGCGGTCGGAGATGGAGATGGCGGAGATTTTGGCGCCGATGGGGCTTTCCGTCGCCATATCGACGAAGGTGGACAACGTTGGCCTGAAGGTGGAGTGGATCGAGTAG
- a CDS encoding ATP-dependent nuclease, translating to MCAISQFSGVKIEEVRIRNFRSLKEVDVKLDWLTVIIGENNAGKTSFLDALFVAIGAGRHNISSDDIFLAQSETKAPKEREVIIDLLIRPIDKGGNIIDIFPEGCYWIELYGEGISQDDDGNEFVAIRTQMRWDSTEGGYEVERKFLADWQDPNRLNLSKVKGSVSSYQIKPLALYLLDAKRDIKEEFQSRNSFWYKLISDLGLENGKITEIEAELGRINEGIISGSGVLGHLQEHLNDLYKTIGGDSESVSITPIPRHLRDLSKGVDVNYSTKGAQSFPLSRHGMGTRSLAAVLTFRAYMTWKQRNSNDNIHPMLALEEPESHLHPQAQRALFSQIEEIPGQRIISTHSPYIAGQTDVSKFRHFRKVGENTMVTQMDTSELEADDIHKIDRMVMNTRGEILYANALLLFEGEQTEDQALPIFAEKYWGQHPNALGISMVGVGGNGRYLPFLRLARSFQIPWYIFSDGESETITNVDKALSKAGEPITSTRRFTIPDGKNFEEYISVQEYEDVLIDVILCTESKNPHHKAALKAKWEEETNPLQEICSTLEKNKTLYGKQIADAITGMEDEKLRFPPLIRSLFEKMSDDLGLEKRG from the coding sequence GTGTGTGCCATTTCGCAATTTAGTGGCGTTAAAATCGAAGAAGTTCGTATTCGTAACTTCCGTTCCCTCAAGGAAGTTGACGTCAAGCTAGATTGGCTGACCGTCATTATAGGAGAGAACAACGCAGGAAAGACGAGCTTTCTTGATGCACTTTTTGTGGCAATTGGAGCAGGAAGGCACAATATATCATCAGATGATATATTTTTGGCACAATCTGAGACAAAAGCTCCTAAAGAACGAGAAGTTATTATTGATTTGCTTATCCGACCAATCGATAAAGGTGGAAATATAATTGATATTTTTCCCGAAGGGTGCTATTGGATTGAACTATATGGAGAAGGTATATCACAAGATGATGATGGTAACGAATTTGTGGCTATTCGTACTCAAATGAGGTGGGATTCAACGGAAGGGGGGTATGAAGTTGAGCGAAAATTCTTGGCAGATTGGCAAGATCCTAATAGGTTAAATCTATCAAAAGTAAAAGGCAGTGTTTCCTCGTATCAAATAAAACCCTTAGCTCTCTATCTGTTGGATGCTAAACGTGATATAAAAGAGGAATTTCAGAGTCGAAATTCCTTTTGGTATAAATTAATATCCGATCTCGGTCTTGAAAATGGAAAAATAACTGAAATCGAGGCGGAGCTTGGCAGAATCAACGAAGGTATTATCTCTGGCAGTGGCGTCTTAGGTCACCTTCAAGAACATTTGAATGATTTATACAAAACGATAGGAGGTGATAGTGAAAGCGTCTCTATTACCCCTATTCCACGCCACCTAAGAGACCTTAGTAAGGGTGTAGATGTAAATTATTCAACTAAGGGTGCTCAGTCGTTTCCCCTTTCTAGACACGGTATGGGCACGAGAAGCCTTGCTGCAGTGCTAACCTTCAGGGCATATATGACTTGGAAGCAGCGAAATTCAAATGATAATATTCATCCAATGCTTGCGCTAGAAGAGCCTGAATCTCACCTTCACCCCCAGGCGCAACGAGCACTTTTCAGTCAAATAGAAGAAATACCTGGGCAACGAATTATCAGTACACACTCTCCATATATCGCGGGTCAGACGGATGTATCTAAATTCCGCCACTTCAGAAAAGTTGGTGAAAATACCATGGTAACTCAGATGGACACCTCAGAACTAGAGGCAGATGATATACATAAGATTGACCGAATGGTTATGAACACAAGAGGTGAAATTCTTTACGCAAACGCTCTTTTGCTATTCGAGGGAGAGCAGACTGAAGATCAAGCACTCCCCATCTTCGCGGAGAAATACTGGGGGCAGCATCCCAACGCGTTGGGTATTTCAATGGTTGGTGTTGGTGGTAATGGAAGATATCTCCCATTCCTTCGCCTTGCGCGTAGTTTCCAAATTCCCTGGTATATCTTTTCAGATGGTGAAAGTGAAACGATTACCAACGTTGATAAGGCACTAAGCAAAGCAGGCGAGCCTATCACTTCCACTCGCCGATTTACAATCCCCGATGGGAAAAATTTTGAGGAATACATATCTGTTCAAGAATACGAGGATGTTTTAATTGATGTTATATTATGTACCGAATCCAAAAATCCACATCATAAGGCTGCACTAAAAGCTAAATGGGAAGAAGAAACTAATCCTCTTCAAGAAATTTGTTCCACTCTCGAAAAGAATAAGACATTATACGGGAAGCAAATAGCTGACGCAATAACAGGGATGGAAGACGAGAAATTAAGATTCCCTCCCTTAATTAGATCCTTATTCGAAAAGATGTCAGATGACCTTGGTTTGGAAAAGAGAGGTTGA